One genomic segment of Erythrobacter sp. THAF29 includes these proteins:
- a CDS encoding glutamate synthase subunit beta: MGKETGFLELDRRERDYLDPKERLTNYREFVVQPDDATLSAQASRCMDCGIPYCHNGCPVNNLIPDWNHLVYENDWRNALDLLHSTNNFPEFTGRICPAPCEASCTLNIIDQPVTIKSIECAIVDRGWKEGWIEPQVPEKKTGKSIAVVGSGPAGMACAQQLARAGHSVTVFEKSDRVGGLLRYGIPDFKMEKHLINRRCVQMEAEGVTFKTSKEVGVDISFKNLQENFDAIVLSGGAEEARALAIPGAEMPGVRLAMEFLTQQNKRNAGDDEVRAAPRGSLLATGKNVVVIGGGDTGSDCVGTSNRQGAKSVTQLEIMPKPPEHEDKALTWPDWPLKLRTSSSHEEGVERDWAVLTKRVIGDGETVTGLECARVEWVDGQMREIVGSEFTIPADLILLAMGFVGPKKAGLLEQAGVELTDRGNVAADTDRYATSVENVFACGDMRRGQSLVVWAIREGRQCARSVDEALMGVSELPR, encoded by the coding sequence ATGGGCAAGGAAACCGGCTTTCTCGAACTGGATCGGCGCGAACGCGACTATCTCGATCCCAAGGAGCGCCTGACCAATTACCGCGAATTCGTCGTTCAGCCGGACGATGCGACGCTATCCGCGCAGGCCTCGCGCTGCATGGATTGCGGCATCCCCTATTGTCACAATGGCTGCCCGGTGAACAACCTGATCCCGGACTGGAACCACCTCGTCTACGAGAACGACTGGAGGAATGCTCTCGACCTGCTGCACAGCACGAACAACTTCCCCGAATTCACCGGACGAATCTGCCCCGCCCCGTGCGAGGCGAGCTGCACGCTCAACATCATCGACCAACCGGTAACGATCAAGTCGATCGAATGCGCGATCGTCGATCGCGGGTGGAAGGAAGGCTGGATCGAGCCGCAAGTGCCAGAGAAAAAGACCGGGAAATCAATCGCGGTTGTCGGCTCCGGCCCCGCTGGCATGGCTTGCGCGCAGCAACTTGCGCGCGCCGGGCATTCGGTCACCGTTTTCGAGAAGAGCGACCGCGTGGGCGGTCTGCTGCGTTACGGCATTCCCGACTTCAAAATGGAAAAGCACCTCATCAACCGGCGCTGCGTCCAGATGGAAGCGGAAGGCGTGACCTTTAAGACCTCCAAGGAGGTCGGCGTCGATATCTCGTTCAAGAACCTTCAGGAAAACTTCGACGCGATCGTACTGTCGGGCGGCGCGGAAGAAGCACGGGCGCTCGCTATCCCCGGCGCCGAGATGCCGGGTGTACGGCTGGCGATGGAATTCCTCACCCAGCAGAACAAGCGCAATGCCGGCGACGACGAGGTGCGCGCAGCCCCGCGCGGCAGCTTGCTTGCAACCGGCAAGAATGTCGTCGTGATCGGCGGCGGCGATACGGGCTCGGACTGCGTGGGCACCTCGAACCGGCAGGGTGCCAAGAGCGTGACCCAGCTCGAGATCATGCCCAAGCCCCCCGAGCACGAAGACAAGGCGCTCACCTGGCCCGACTGGCCGTTGAAGCTGCGAACCTCCTCGAGCCACGAGGAAGGCGTCGAGCGCGACTGGGCCGTGCTCACCAAGCGCGTGATCGGCGATGGTGAAACCGTCACCGGGCTCGAATGCGCCCGAGTCGAGTGGGTCGATGGCCAGATGCGCGAGATCGTCGGCAGCGAGTTTACGATTCCCGCCGACCTGATCCTGCTTGCGATGGGCTTTGTAGGGCCGAAAAAGGCCGGGCTGCTCGAACAGGCGGGCGTCGAGCTGACCGATCGCGGGAACGTTGCCGCCGACACCGACCGGTATGCCACCAGCGTCGAGAACGTATTTGCCTGCGGCGACATGCGGCGTGGACAGAGCCTCGTCGTGTGGGCGATCCGCGAGGGCCGTCAGTGCGCCCGCAGCGTCGACGAAGCGCTGATGGGAGTGAGTGAATTGCCGCGCTAG